A portion of the Hominilimicola fabiformis genome contains these proteins:
- a CDS encoding PspC domain-containing protein, which produces MKKLYKSDVDRKLCGVCGGIAEYLGIDSTIVRLIWVVLVVFFGTGILAYIIAALVIPDYPNKII; this is translated from the coding sequence ATGAAAAAGTTATACAAATCTGATGTTGACAGAAAGCTCTGCGGTGTTTGCGGAGGAATAGCGGAATATTTGGGGATTGATTCAACGATAGTGAGATTAATTTGGGTTGTGCTTGTAGTTTTCTTCGGAACGGGAATTTTGGCATACATCATTGCCGCACTTGTTATTCCCGATTATCCGAATAAAATAATATAA
- a CDS encoding flavodoxin family protein — translation MNITLIRSNKRKNSTTYNSAEYLISKLENVDKVYEFTLPEDMPHICCGCYACIKGDEEKCGGYKYLKPILDAFDDSSLIIFCSPVYVGHIPGQIKSFLDHFGYRWLVHRPDFKMLKKRAVIIASAGGGGLKATVKDIKDSMDYWGVARTYSVYQGVWGYFWDNMPDKFKNSLLKKLDKTARKINKTSEKVTMSLKVKMLYTMFSKLHLKRKMTNVDDEYWIKNYKTEG, via the coding sequence ATGAATATAACACTTATTCGTTCCAATAAACGAAAAAACAGCACTACATATAATTCGGCTGAATATCTTATATCTAAGCTGGAAAATGTTGATAAAGTTTATGAATTTACTTTGCCGGAGGATATGCCACATATATGTTGCGGGTGTTATGCGTGTATAAAAGGCGATGAGGAAAAGTGCGGTGGATATAAATATTTGAAACCTATATTAGACGCATTTGATGATTCAAGTCTTATTATATTTTGTTCGCCTGTTTATGTAGGTCATATTCCCGGTCAAATTAAAAGTTTTCTTGACCATTTTGGATACAGGTGGTTGGTTCATCGTCCCGATTTTAAAATGCTGAAAAAACGAGCCGTTATAATTGCAAGTGCAGGCGGCGGAGGCTTAAAAGCAACGGTTAAAGATATAAAGGACAGTATGGATTATTGGGGAGTCGCAAGGACTTATTCTGTCTATCAAGGTGTTTGGGGATATTTTTGGGACAATATGCCCGATAAATTTAAAAATTCACTTTTGAAAAAACTTGATAAAACAGCAAGAAAAATAAATAAGACTTCCGAAAAGGTCACTATGTCATTAAAAGTTAAAATGTTATATACGATGTTTTCAAAATTGCATTTAAAAAGAAAAATGACAAATGTTGATGATGAATATTGGATTAAAAATTATAAAACGGAGGGGTAA
- a CDS encoding M13-type metalloendopeptidase, whose amino-acid sequence MKIKKVVSGLLALSIAVGSMYVVSAKDQYVTRGQVADMLLVAADDYNPNVKKEDIIQGYEDGELHEDWNVTRAEALVMLKRAFGKMPELNEYTKRIAIPKEDFTDIPKWAETELADVFDAGIVAGTSEGVFSPDENVTDTQMDLFIKRTYAVFGSNLKDDFYATVNKEALNNFEIKPGRLIAGNAYSLDDTNTERINDLLANIINQSHAKGTKEQKIADLYNNITDTESRNKAGITPIKPYLDKIDEAKTIKDLNEINSELIKELCISALGDFSVTADFKDNTKNILDFYMIAPILPKDIYMSDNAEQIKAYKDYLTENLVLSGETKESAQKHSEAYFDFEKQLAESMLDTQDNADVDKIYNLYTLEELQKAVPNMDISKILKDSELKYNGKILVSDVGLLEKNGELYNKDNIDVLKTRAKLIVLLGWGETLNEEFTQVSTDFQNAFYGTEGSYTAEEKATITIENVMYDYLGELYAQNYFSKEAKQNVEKMISDIIDVYRTRIEKLTWMSDTTKEKALKKLDTMQINVGYPEDVQSYMDDVEIKSAADGGSYFENMLAISKEQVKNLIEHQDEPIDKNDWGMAVYTVNAMYDSLANSITFPAGILQAPIYDVNASYEENLGGIGYIIAHEITHAFDNNGAKFDENGNATDWWTEEDYSAFSKLCKDVEAFYDGEEAAPGIAVNGELTLSENIADLGAVSCITEIVSHLDNPNYEALYKSIARTWASSSSREYMQYISQTNVHCLDKLRTNRTIVNDQKFYDTFGIKENDGMYVAPEDRVHIW is encoded by the coding sequence ATGAAAATTAAAAAGGTAGTTTCAGGACTATTGGCATTGTCAATAGCTGTTGGCAGTATGTATGTCGTATCGGCTAAAGACCAATATGTAACAAGAGGTCAGGTTGCGGATATGTTATTGGTTGCGGCAGACGATTATAACCCGAATGTGAAGAAAGAGGATATTATACAAGGATATGAGGACGGCGAACTTCACGAAGATTGGAATGTAACAAGAGCAGAGGCACTTGTTATGTTAAAGCGTGCTTTTGGAAAAATGCCTGAACTGAACGAGTACACAAAACGTATAGCAATACCTAAAGAAGATTTTACGGACATACCGAAGTGGGCAGAAACCGAACTTGCGGACGTATTTGACGCAGGTATTGTGGCAGGAACTTCTGAGGGAGTATTTTCACCTGATGAAAATGTAACCGACACTCAAATGGATTTGTTTATAAAAAGAACATATGCGGTTTTCGGCAGCAATTTAAAAGACGATTTTTATGCAACGGTTAATAAAGAAGCACTAAACAATTTTGAAATAAAACCCGGCAGATTGATTGCAGGTAATGCATACAGCTTAGATGATACAAATACAGAGCGAATAAATGATTTGCTGGCAAATATCATAAACCAATCACACGCAAAAGGTACAAAAGAACAGAAAATAGCTGACTTATACAATAATATAACAGATACGGAATCAAGAAATAAAGCAGGTATTACTCCAATAAAACCGTATCTTGATAAAATTGATGAAGCAAAGACAATTAAGGATTTAAACGAAATAAACAGTGAATTGATTAAGGAGCTTTGTATATCGGCATTGGGTGATTTTTCGGTAACGGCTGATTTTAAGGACAACACAAAAAATATACTGGATTTTTATATGATAGCACCGATATTGCCGAAAGACATATATATGTCGGATAATGCGGAGCAGATAAAAGCATACAAAGATTATTTGACTGAAAATTTAGTATTGAGCGGAGAAACTAAAGAAAGCGCTCAAAAACATTCAGAGGCATATTTTGATTTTGAAAAACAGCTTGCCGAGAGTATGCTTGATACACAGGATAATGCTGATGTTGACAAAATATACAATCTGTATACATTGGAAGAATTGCAGAAAGCAGTACCGAATATGGATATTTCAAAAATATTAAAGGATTCGGAATTGAAGTATAACGGTAAAATCCTTGTTTCGGACGTTGGTCTGTTGGAGAAAAACGGAGAACTTTATAATAAAGACAATATTGATGTTTTAAAGACAAGAGCCAAACTTATAGTATTGTTGGGTTGGGGCGAAACGTTAAATGAAGAATTTACACAAGTGTCAACCGATTTCCAAAATGCGTTTTACGGAACAGAGGGAAGTTATACAGCGGAGGAAAAGGCAACTATAACAATAGAAAACGTTATGTATGACTATCTTGGCGAATTATATGCTCAAAATTATTTCAGCAAAGAGGCAAAACAAAATGTCGAGAAAATGATAAGTGACATAATAGATGTATACAGAACAAGGATTGAAAAGCTTACATGGATGAGCGATACCACAAAGGAAAAGGCATTGAAAAAACTTGATACAATGCAAATTAATGTAGGTTATCCGGAAGATGTTCAGTCATATATGGACGATGTTGAAATTAAATCAGCTGCAGACGGCGGAAGTTATTTTGAAAATATGCTTGCAATCTCCAAAGAACAGGTGAAAAATTTGATTGAACATCAAGACGAACCGATAGATAAAAATGATTGGGGCATGGCTGTTTATACGGTTAATGCAATGTATGACTCATTGGCAAACAGTATAACATTCCCGGCTGGAATATTGCAAGCACCAATATATGATGTAAACGCGTCATATGAAGAAAATTTAGGTGGTATCGGATATATTATTGCACATGAAATTACACACGCATTTGACAATAACGGTGCTAAATTTGACGAAAACGGTAATGCGACTGACTGGTGGACAGAAGAAGATTACAGTGCATTTTCAAAACTTTGCAAGGATGTTGAAGCTTTTTATGACGGAGAAGAGGCGGCACCGGGAATTGCTGTGAACGGCGAGCTGACATTGAGTGAAAATATAGCCGATTTGGGTGCGGTATCTTGTATAACGGAAATAGTTTCTCACCTTGATAATCCGAATTACGAGGCATTATATAAATCAATAGCAAGAACATGGGCATCAAGCTCAAGCCGTGAATATATGCAATATATTTCTCAAACAAATGTTCATTGCCTTGATAAATTGCGTACAAACCGTACTATTGTAAATGACCAGAAATTTTATGATACATTCGGCATAAAGGAAAATGACGGTATGTATGTTGCCCCTGAGGACAGAGTGCATATTTGGTAA
- a CDS encoding LysR family transcriptional regulator — protein MELRVLKYFLMIAREENITRAAQRLNVTQPTLSRQLMQMEEELGVKLFKRGKHSISLTEDGILLKQRAQEIINIEEKIREDLSHSDDMLMGTITIGSGETCVLSGVAKLAASFRKENPKVMFEVCSGIADDIKDKIENGTVDVGLLKEPVDISKYEFVRLGQKEKWGVIMRKDCPLAEKEYITPKDLAGQPLIFAKRESVRNEIENWFGDCYDNIKIVASCDLIYNTESLVKGGVGLALCIDSDMYYDDLCFKPLSPMLETGTVIVWRKNRTVSPSVNSFIKHIKKCLECIV, from the coding sequence ATGGAACTTAGAGTATTAAAATATTTTTTGATGATTGCACGAGAGGAAAATATAACAAGAGCGGCACAAAGACTGAATGTAACGCAACCTACTTTATCAAGACAGCTTATGCAGATGGAAGAAGAACTCGGAGTGAAGTTGTTTAAACGCGGAAAACACAGTATATCACTTACGGAGGACGGAATACTGTTAAAACAACGTGCACAGGAAATTATAAATATAGAAGAAAAGATAAGAGAAGATTTGTCACACAGTGACGATATGCTCATGGGAACGATAACCATTGGAAGCGGAGAAACTTGTGTATTGAGTGGAGTTGCAAAGTTGGCGGCATCATTCAGAAAAGAAAATCCGAAAGTAATGTTTGAGGTTTGCAGTGGAATTGCTGACGATATTAAAGATAAAATTGAAAACGGTACTGTTGATGTTGGTCTTTTGAAAGAGCCTGTCGATATAAGTAAATATGAATTTGTGCGTTTGGGGCAAAAAGAAAAATGGGGAGTTATAATGCGAAAAGATTGTCCGCTTGCGGAAAAAGAATATATTACTCCCAAAGATTTAGCAGGTCAGCCTTTGATATTCGCAAAACGTGAAAGCGTACGAAATGAAATAGAAAATTGGTTCGGTGATTGCTACGACAATATCAAAATAGTGGCAAGCTGTGACCTTATATATAATACCGAATCGCTTGTAAAAGGCGGAGTAGGTTTGGCACTGTGTATTGACAGTGATATGTATTACGACGATTTATGCTTTAAACCGCTTTCACCGATGCTTGAAACAGGAACTGTAATAGTCTGGCGAAAAAATCGTACTGTTTCACCGTCTGTCAATTCTTTTATAAAACACATTAAGAAATGCCTTGAATGTATAGTTTGA
- a CDS encoding MerR family transcriptional regulator produces the protein MTIEEASEKYCIPIKILKEYESMELCKTVKRVMGEWHYDDEDIKRLSMIMTLYETDFSKEDIDEYMQLILSGENDEECLKILSQKRKKALDKIHILEKQISNLDYLKNEIKNNN, from the coding sequence ATGACAATAGAAGAGGCAAGCGAAAAATACTGTATTCCCATAAAAATTTTAAAAGAATATGAAAGTATGGAACTTTGCAAAACCGTAAAAAGAGTTATGGGCGAATGGCATTATGATGATGAAGATATAAAAAGATTAAGTATGATAATGACATTGTATGAAACAGATTTTTCAAAAGAAGATATTGATGAATATATGCAGCTGATACTGTCAGGCGAAAATGACGAGGAATGTCTTAAAATCCTAAGTCAAAAACGAAAAAAAGCGCTTGACAAAATTCATATATTAGAAAAACAAATATCTAATTTAGATTATTTAAAGAATGAAATAAAAAATAATAATTAG
- a CDS encoding carboxymuconolactone decarboxylase family protein, protein MVKQTAGRDSLGDFAPKFAELNDDVLFGEVWSREDKLSLKMRSILTVTALVSKGLIDSSFQYHAMTAKKNGVTKTEMAEILTHLAFYVGWPNAWSAFRVVKEVYADDTTVENHGGMFGIGEANTAYAKYFIGNSYLKPLTNPNETVFVANVTFEPGCRNNWHVHHATSGGGQLLLCVDGEGWYQEEGKEPQSLKAGDIVAIPAGVKHWHGAKANSWFSHLAVECPGENTSNEWFEPVDDEHYPKEN, encoded by the coding sequence ATGGTAAAACAAACAGCAGGTAGGGACAGTTTAGGCGATTTTGCTCCGAAATTCGCAGAACTGAATGATGATGTATTATTCGGAGAAGTATGGTCGCGAGAAGATAAATTGTCTTTAAAAATGAGATCAATACTTACAGTAACCGCATTGGTTAGCAAAGGTCTAATCGACAGTTCTTTTCAGTACCACGCAATGACCGCAAAGAAAAACGGCGTTACAAAAACAGAAATGGCAGAGATTTTAACACATCTTGCTTTTTATGTGGGTTGGCCGAACGCGTGGTCGGCATTTCGCGTTGTAAAAGAAGTGTATGCCGATGATACTACTGTTGAAAATCACGGAGGAATGTTCGGTATTGGTGAGGCAAATACGGCATATGCGAAGTATTTTATCGGAAACAGTTATTTAAAACCGCTTACAAATCCGAATGAAACGGTATTTGTGGCAAATGTAACTTTTGAGCCTGGTTGCCGTAATAATTGGCACGTTCACCACGCAACAAGCGGTGGCGGTCAACTTCTTTTATGTGTAGACGGTGAAGGCTGGTATCAAGAAGAAGGCAAAGAACCGCAAAGCCTGAAAGCGGGCGATATAGTCGCTATTCCTGCAGGTGTCAAGCATTGGCACGGTGCAAAGGCAAACAGTTGGTTCAGCCATTTGGCAGTTGAGTGTCCGGGTGAAAATACATCAAATGAATGGTTTGAACCTGTTGATGATGAACATTATCCAAAAGAAAACTAA
- a CDS encoding flavodoxin: protein MSKKLVAYFSASGVTKSVAERIAKVANADLFEIKPTMPYTNADLDWRDKTSRSSVEMSNPDSRPKIANKLDNMADYDTVLIGFPIWWYVAPIIIDTFVENYDLSGKTIVPFATSGGSGMGKTVDVLSKLSPNAKWQTGKMVNGISEKEIKNWVSNL, encoded by the coding sequence ATGAGTAAAAAATTGGTAGCATATTTTTCCGCAAGCGGTGTTACAAAGAGCGTAGCGGAAAGAATTGCAAAAGTGGCTAATGCGGATTTATTTGAAATTAAACCTACAATGCCTTATACAAATGCAGACCTTGACTGGAGAGATAAAACAAGTCGCAGTTCAGTTGAAATGAGCAATCCCGACTCACGTCCGAAAATAGCAAACAAGCTTGACAATATGGCAGATTACGATACAGTATTAATCGGTTTCCCAATTTGGTGGTACGTTGCACCTATAATTATAGATACATTTGTTGAAAACTATGACTTGTCAGGTAAAACAATCGTTCCGTTTGCAACTTCAGGTGGCAGCGGTATGGGTAAGACAGTTGATGTTTTGAGCAAACTGAGCCCGAATGCAAAATGGCAAACAGGTAAAATGGTAAACGGTATATCGGAAAAAGAAATTAAAAATTGGGTAAGCAATTTATAA
- a CDS encoding NfeD family protein, with protein sequence MEQAVIWILGIIAFIILEAVTYQLVSIWFAIGALGGMIAAFSGVNFYVQMAVFIAVSFICILCLRPISMKFFKPRNVETNAQSLVGKEVLITCDVDNIRGLGEGKVDGKVWTVRSIDNSHVLKGETAVIEKIEGVKLIVKRKDD encoded by the coding sequence ATGGAACAGGCTGTAATATGGATTTTGGGAATAATAGCGTTTATTATTCTTGAGGCAGTTACTTATCAGCTTGTCAGCATTTGGTTTGCAATCGGTGCATTAGGAGGAATGATTGCGGCATTTTCAGGTGTAAATTTCTATGTTCAAATGGCTGTGTTTATTGCGGTATCATTTATTTGTATACTGTGTTTACGACCGATTTCAATGAAATTTTTCAAACCGAGAAATGTTGAAACAAATGCTCAAAGTTTGGTTGGTAAAGAAGTTTTGATAACGTGCGATGTCGATAATATCAGAGGCTTGGGAGAGGGCAAAGTTGACGGAAAAGTCTGGACTGTAAGAAGTATAGACAACTCTCATGTACTCAAAGGTGAAACGGCTGTTATTGAAAAAATTGAGGGTGTAAAACTTATTGTAAAGAGAAAGGATGATTAA
- a CDS encoding SPFH domain-containing protein: MPLAIILLLIIILVIIVANIKIVPQAHSYIIERLGGYYATWGVGLHFKVPFIDRIAKKVNLKEHVVDFPPQPVITKDNVTMQIDTVVYYQITDPKLFAYGVERPMMAIENLTATTLRNIIGDLELDETLTSRDTVNTKMRAILDEATDPWGIKINRVELKNIMPPAEIQDAMERQMKAERERRESILRAEGEKKSAILLAEGEKESAILRAEAKKQAAIKEAEGEAEAIIAVQTAVAEGIRRINDSKPSEPYIAIKALESFEKAADGKATKIIIPSEIQGLAGLVTSIKEIAKNEDK, encoded by the coding sequence ATGCCATTAGCAATTATACTTTTATTAATCATTATATTGGTGATTATTGTAGCAAATATCAAAATAGTTCCACAGGCACATTCATACATTATTGAACGTCTTGGCGGTTACTATGCAACATGGGGTGTCGGACTTCATTTTAAAGTGCCGTTTATAGACCGAATTGCAAAGAAAGTTAATTTAAAGGAACACGTTGTTGACTTTCCGCCGCAACCTGTTATAACAAAGGATAATGTAACAATGCAGATTGATACGGTTGTTTATTATCAAATAACAGATCCTAAATTGTTTGCATATGGTGTTGAAAGACCTATGATGGCTATTGAAAATCTTACTGCAACAACATTAAGAAATATTATAGGTGATCTTGAACTTGATGAAACATTGACATCACGTGATACTGTAAATACAAAAATGCGTGCAATTCTTGACGAGGCAACTGACCCATGGGGTATTAAGATTAACAGAGTTGAACTTAAAAACATTATGCCTCCTGCTGAAATTCAAGACGCAATGGAACGTCAGATGAAAGCCGAAAGAGAAAGACGTGAATCAATACTTCGTGCAGAGGGTGAAAAGAAGTCTGCAATTCTTTTGGCAGAGGGTGAAAAAGAGTCTGCAATACTTCGTGCAGAGGCTAAAAAACAAGCCGCTATTAAAGAGGCGGAAGGTGAGGCTGAAGCAATTATCGCAGTACAGACAGCCGTTGCCGAAGGTATCAGAAGAATTAACGACTCAAAGCCGAGTGAACCGTATATTGCAATAAAGGCGCTTGAAAGTTTTGAAAAAGCCGCTGATGGCAAGGCTACAAAGATAATTATACCGTCGGAAATACAAGGACTTGCAGGACTTGTAACATCAATAAAAGAAATAGCAAAAAACGAAGATAAATAA
- a CDS encoding aconitate hydratase, which yields MGQTLTEKILSAHLVEGEMVKGSEIGIRIDQTLTQDATGTMAYLEFEAMGVPRVKTERSVAYIDHNTLQNGFENADDHRFIGSVCKKHGIYFSRPGNGICHQVHLERFGIPGKTLIGSDSHTPTGGGIGMIAIGAGGMDVAVAMGGGTYYITCPKVVKVNLTGKLQPWVAAKDVILEVLKRLSVKGGVGKVIEYCGEGVKTLSVPERATITNMGAELGATTSIFPSDEITHEFLKAQGREDAYTPLCADADAVYDEEVNIDLSKLEPLAACPHSPDNVKSVSELSGMKIDQVCIGSCTNSSLLDMMKVAHILKGKTVNPDVSLAIAPGSKQVLNMLANNGALAIMIDAGARILESACGPCIGMGQSPNSKGISLRTFNRNFEGRSGTKDGQIYLVSPETAAISALTGVFTDPRTLGDAADITLPEKFTINDNMIVPPADEKDMDSIEVLRGPNIKPFPVSEPLAETIDAKCSLKVGDNITTDHIMPAGAKILPLRSNIPKISEFCFAVCDEKFHDRALELGKSIIVGGSNYGQGSSREHAALAPLYLGVKAVIVKSFARIHMANLINAGIVPLTFANESDYDKIDQMDELKIENIGKQIANGKVIKVTNVTKGFDFEVNADLSDRQKEMLYAGGLLNYTKQNS from the coding sequence ATGGGACAAACATTAACAGAAAAAATACTGTCTGCACATCTTGTTGAAGGTGAGATGGTAAAAGGCAGTGAAATCGGAATTAGAATTGACCAGACCCTTACACAGGACGCAACAGGTACAATGGCATATCTTGAGTTTGAGGCTATGGGTGTGCCAAGAGTAAAAACAGAGCGTTCTGTTGCATATATTGACCATAATACATTGCAGAATGGTTTTGAAAATGCTGATGACCATAGATTTATCGGCAGTGTCTGTAAAAAACACGGAATTTACTTCTCAAGACCCGGTAACGGTATTTGTCACCAAGTACATCTTGAGCGTTTCGGTATTCCGGGTAAAACACTTATCGGTTCGGACAGCCATACACCGACAGGCGGCGGTATAGGAATGATTGCCATAGGCGCGGGCGGTATGGACGTTGCTGTAGCAATGGGCGGAGGTACATATTACATTACTTGCCCGAAAGTCGTTAAGGTAAATCTTACAGGCAAACTTCAACCGTGGGTTGCCGCAAAAGATGTAATTTTGGAAGTTCTAAAGCGTCTTTCTGTTAAGGGCGGTGTAGGCAAAGTTATCGAATACTGCGGTGAAGGAGTTAAAACTTTATCAGTTCCCGAAAGAGCAACTATTACAAATATGGGTGCGGAACTTGGTGCAACAACATCAATATTCCCATCAGACGAAATAACACATGAATTCTTGAAAGCACAAGGCAGAGAAGATGCATACACACCTCTATGTGCAGACGCAGACGCTGTATATGACGAAGAAGTTAATATAGACCTTAGCAAACTTGAACCGCTTGCAGCTTGCCCTCATTCACCTGATAATGTTAAGTCGGTAAGTGAACTTAGCGGTATGAAGATTGACCAAGTTTGTATCGGTTCATGCACAAACTCATCACTTCTTGATATGATGAAAGTTGCACATATTCTAAAAGGCAAGACTGTTAATCCTGATGTTTCTCTTGCAATCGCTCCGGGTTCAAAGCAGGTTTTGAATATGCTTGCAAATAACGGTGCTTTGGCTATTATGATTGACGCAGGTGCAAGAATACTGGAAAGTGCTTGCGGTCCTTGTATAGGTATGGGACAGTCACCTAATTCAAAGGGTATTTCACTAAGAACGTTTAACAGAAACTTTGAAGGCAGAAGTGGTACAAAAGATGGTCAGATTTATCTTGTATCACCTGAAACAGCTGCTATTTCAGCTCTTACAGGTGTATTTACAGATCCGAGAACACTTGGTGACGCGGCTGATATAACATTGCCTGAAAAGTTCACAATAAACGATAATATGATAGTTCCTCCGGCAGATGAAAAGGATATGGACAGTATTGAAGTACTTAGAGGTCCTAATATTAAGCCTTTCCCTGTATCAGAGCCGTTAGCTGAAACAATAGACGCAAAATGCTCGCTAAAGGTCGGCGATAATATCACAACAGACCATATTATGCCTGCTGGTGCAAAGATTTTGCCATTGCGTTCAAATATTCCTAAGATTTCGGAATTCTGTTTCGCTGTATGTGACGAAAAGTTCCACGACAGAGCACTTGAACTTGGTAAGAGTATAATTGTCGGCGGTTCAAACTACGGACAGGGTTCTTCAAGAGAACACGCTGCACTTGCACCGTTGTATTTAGGTGTTAAGGCAGTTATCGTTAAGTCATTTGCAAGAATTCATATGGCTAATCTTATTAATGCCGGTATCGTGCCGCTAACATTTGCAAATGAATCGGATTACGATAAGATTGACCAAATGGACGAATTGAAGATTGAAAATATCGGTAAGCAAATTGCCAACGGTAAAGTTATTAAGGTGACAAACGTAACAAAAGGCTTTGATTTTGAGGTTAATGCAGATTTGTCAGACCGTCAAAAAGAAATGCTTTACGCAGGCGGACTTCTTAACTATACAAAACAAAATTCATAA
- a CDS encoding prenyltransferase/squalene oxidase repeat-containing protein, translated as MKKIISLMLSFVLISSANAFAVSIDDINSVISDTEKYLYDNSKTPTVSSIGGEWLIMGLSRNYGDIPVGYYENYYNNVVNYVKECGGVLHNKKYTEYSRVIIALTSIGKDPKNVGGYNLLLPLGDFEKTTWQGINGAIWALIALDCGQYDMPYNADAQIHATREMYVEKIINSQLDDGGWSLLGSGESDVDVTAMALQALSNYTDNSEVSNCVNKAISFLSASQNKNGGYSSWGTENSESCAQVIVALCELGISPLDERFEKNGKNLADNLMSYYTIGDGFKHTYDGDGSNQMATEQCFYSLVSLKRFMNGDNSLYDMSDVRNISQDEINVIKNSLQFVMMNLILLRK; from the coding sequence ATGAAAAAAATAATATCTTTAATGTTATCGTTTGTTTTGATTTCATCTGCAAATGCTTTTGCGGTAAGTATTGACGATATAAACAGCGTCATAAGTGATACGGAAAAATATTTATATGATAATTCGAAAACTCCTACCGTATCATCGATAGGCGGTGAGTGGCTGATAATGGGACTGAGCAGAAATTACGGTGATATACCTGTCGGCTATTACGAGAATTATTACAACAATGTTGTCAATTATGTAAAAGAATGTGGCGGTGTATTGCATAACAAAAAATATACCGAATATTCAAGAGTTATAATTGCACTCACATCAATCGGAAAAGACCCTAAAAATGTCGGTGGATATAATTTATTACTTCCTTTAGGAGATTTTGAAAAAACTACTTGGCAAGGTATAAACGGTGCAATATGGGCATTGATTGCACTTGACTGCGGACAGTATGATATGCCGTACAATGCCGATGCACAAATTCATGCAACAAGAGAAATGTATGTTGAAAAGATTATAAACAGTCAGCTTGATGACGGTGGATGGTCACTTTTGGGCAGTGGAGAGAGTGATGTTGATGTTACGGCAATGGCTCTGCAAGCACTTTCAAATTATACGGATAATTCAGAAGTGTCAAATTGTGTGAACAAGGCAATTTCTTTTTTATCGGCAAGTCAAAATAAAAACGGAGGATATTCAAGTTGGGGTACGGAAAATTCCGAAAGCTGCGCACAAGTCATTGTTGCACTTTGTGAACTCGGAATATCGCCTCTTGATGAACGCTTTGAAAAGAACGGCAAGAATTTAGCGGATAATTTAATGTCGTACTATACAATAGGCGACGGTTTTAAACATACATACGACGGTGACGGTTCAAATCAAATGGCAACAGAACAATGTTTTTACAGTTTGGTGTCGCTAAAACGATTTATGAACGGCGATAATTCGCTTTATGATATGAGCGATGTCAGAAATATATCACAAGATGAAATTAATGTGATAAAAAACAGTTTACAGTTTGTAATGATGAATTTGATTTTGCTTAGAAAGTAA